One window of the Haloarcula halobia genome contains the following:
- a CDS encoding nucleic acid-binding protein gives MTFAAVSDAGPLIHLAEIDSLELLATFDTLLVPETVYEEVDAGGVPDGLAGLSYELVEADERRVGTEEMDPGERAALAVAREHEGVLLTDDLAAREAASDADVEVRGSVGVIALGYGRGLLDRDEAASRLRALQRETSLFVTDAVVERGIRLLDE, from the coding sequence GTGACGTTCGCGGCTGTCTCGGACGCAGGACCGCTCATTCACCTCGCCGAGATTGATTCGCTCGAACTGCTCGCGACGTTTGACACCCTCCTCGTTCCAGAGACGGTTTACGAGGAAGTCGACGCCGGTGGCGTTCCGGATGGATTGGCCGGGCTCTCATACGAACTCGTCGAAGCCGACGAACGTCGAGTCGGAACTGAAGAGATGGACCCAGGAGAACGCGCCGCGCTAGCAGTCGCGAGAGAGCACGAGGGCGTTCTTCTGACGGACGACCTCGCCGCCCGAGAGGCAGCATCCGACGCGGATGTCGAGGTACGCGGTTCTGTCGGCGTCATCGCTCTCGGTTACGGCCGCGGATTGCTCGACAGGGACGAAGCGGCATCGCGGCTGCGAGCACTCCAGCGTGAGACGAGTCTCTTCGTGACCGACGCGGTCGTGGAGCGGGGCATCCGGCTGCTGGACGAGTAG
- a CDS encoding ArsR/SmtB family transcription factor, with amino-acid sequence MSSQTERLERLITEESGGCCEADIEERLASLRSFQSGTPTDPDADLTALKTLGNDTRYNIVRLLQTADRELCVCEINPIFDVSDSAISHALSDLYDAGLVTRRKDGTWRYYETTDRAEAVLRALDETREGDR; translated from the coding sequence ATGAGCTCGCAAACGGAACGGCTCGAACGCCTCATCACCGAGGAAAGCGGTGGGTGCTGTGAGGCCGATATCGAGGAACGGCTCGCGTCGCTGCGCTCGTTTCAATCGGGGACACCGACCGACCCTGACGCCGATCTGACCGCGCTGAAGACGTTAGGGAACGATACGCGATACAACATCGTCCGATTGCTGCAGACCGCGGACCGGGAACTGTGTGTCTGCGAGATCAACCCGATCTTCGACGTCAGCGACAGCGCGATCAGTCACGCCCTCTCGGACCTCTACGACGCCGGGCTCGTCACCCGACGAAAAGACGGGACCTGGCGGTACTACGAGACGACCGACCGGGCCGAGGCGGTTCTGCGGGCCCTCGACGAGACGCGTGAGGGTGATCGATGA
- the arsB gene encoding ACR3 family arsenite efflux transporter codes for MSNVDAHDHGPNCECQSCGDPRSMDFLDKYLTVWIIGAMAVGVGLGFVAPSVTRPIQNLHLVEIGLIAMMYPPLAKADYSQLRAVFSNWRVLGLSLVQNWLIGPTLMFGLAVIFFSGLVPGLPARPEFFLGLVFIGMARCIAMVLVWNELAEGSTEYVTGLVAFNSLFQIITYGVYVWFFGLFLPPLLGMETLVAGIETFDVTPMQVFEAIVIFLGIPFVGGFLTRYVGTRAKSEAWYDETLVPKIDPLTLVALLFTVIVMFATQGENIVASPGDVILIAIPLTIYFVVMFLVSFGMGRGIGADYSTTTAIGFTAASNNFELAIAVAVAVFGVGSGVAFTTVVGPLIEVPVLLALVNVALYFQRKFDWSGATTGQLNRSSSTPPPEDD; via the coding sequence ATGAGTAACGTCGACGCCCACGACCACGGCCCGAACTGCGAGTGTCAAAGCTGTGGCGACCCGCGGTCGATGGACTTCCTCGATAAGTATCTCACCGTCTGGATCATCGGGGCGATGGCCGTCGGCGTGGGACTCGGATTCGTCGCCCCGTCGGTAACCCGGCCGATTCAGAACCTGCACCTCGTCGAGATCGGGCTCATCGCGATGATGTACCCGCCACTCGCGAAGGCCGATTACTCCCAGCTGCGGGCGGTGTTCAGCAACTGGCGCGTCCTCGGGCTGAGCCTCGTTCAGAACTGGTTGATCGGCCCGACGCTCATGTTCGGACTCGCCGTGATCTTCTTCAGCGGGCTCGTGCCCGGCCTGCCTGCTCGCCCAGAGTTCTTCCTCGGTCTCGTGTTCATCGGAATGGCCCGCTGTATCGCGATGGTGCTCGTCTGGAACGAACTTGCAGAGGGCTCGACCGAGTACGTCACCGGGCTGGTGGCGTTCAACAGCCTCTTTCAGATCATCACGTATGGGGTCTACGTCTGGTTCTTCGGGCTATTCCTCCCGCCGCTGCTCGGGATGGAAACACTCGTCGCGGGCATCGAGACGTTCGACGTGACCCCGATGCAGGTGTTTGAGGCGATCGTTATCTTCCTCGGCATCCCGTTCGTCGGCGGGTTCCTCACGCGGTACGTCGGCACGCGAGCGAAAAGCGAGGCGTGGTATGACGAAACCCTGGTCCCGAAGATCGACCCACTCACGCTCGTCGCGTTGCTGTTTACGGTCATCGTGATGTTCGCCACGCAGGGCGAGAACATCGTCGCCTCGCCCGGTGACGTGATCCTGATCGCCATCCCGCTGACGATCTACTTCGTCGTGATGTTCCTCGTGAGCTTCGGGATGGGCAGGGGCATCGGCGCGGACTACTCGACGACGACGGCTATCGGGTTCACCGCCGCCTCGAACAACTTCGAACTCGCCATCGCGGTCGCCGTCGCGGTGTTCGGCGTCGGCTCCGGCGTCGCGTTCACGACCGTCGTCGGCCCGCTGATCGAGGTTCCCGTCCTGCTGGCGTTGGTCAACGTGGCCCTGTACTTCCAGCGCAAGTTCGACTGGAGTGGCGCCACGACCGGACAGCTCAACAGGTCTTCTTCCACACCGCCACCTGAAGACGACTGA
- a CDS encoding redox-regulated ATPase YchF: protein MSYKIGLVGKPSVGKSTFFNAATMNDVPEGAYPFTTIDPAVGEAYVRVDCAAPEFEHTCTPNHGYCADGVRFVPTKLVDVAGLVPGAHEGKGLGNQFLTDLNEADVLVHVVDFTGETDLEGEPTADHDPRDDIDFLENELDMWYLDILEKGIERYRSGYHGEEKAIEADLAEQMSAFKINEDEIKQVVLSLALELDPETWDDDDRQALAREIRIRTKPMLVAANKMDTAAAQANWDEITADPAYDHLTFVPVSAHAEKALKNGDEQGVLDYRPGDDDFEVTADLPAEKERGLEQIREFVADFDGTGVQQTLETALFEELSAIAVFPGARKPQDDGTFLQDCFVLSDGSTAEDFAYFLHSDIGDGFLHAHDVRSGRQVGADAELDHRDVIEITTTN from the coding sequence ATGAGCTACAAGATCGGACTCGTCGGCAAGCCCTCCGTCGGCAAGTCCACGTTCTTCAACGCCGCGACGATGAACGACGTGCCCGAGGGCGCGTATCCGTTCACCACAATCGACCCCGCAGTTGGCGAGGCGTACGTCCGCGTGGACTGTGCCGCCCCGGAGTTCGAACACACCTGTACACCCAACCACGGCTACTGTGCCGACGGCGTCCGGTTCGTCCCGACGAAACTCGTCGACGTGGCCGGCCTCGTTCCCGGTGCCCACGAGGGCAAGGGCCTGGGCAACCAGTTCCTCACCGACCTCAACGAGGCCGACGTGCTCGTCCACGTCGTCGACTTCACCGGCGAGACGGACCTCGAGGGCGAACCGACCGCGGACCACGACCCTCGCGACGACATCGACTTCCTCGAGAACGAACTCGACATGTGGTACCTCGACATCCTGGAGAAGGGCATCGAGCGGTACCGCTCGGGCTACCACGGCGAGGAGAAGGCCATCGAGGCGGACCTCGCCGAGCAGATGTCGGCGTTCAAGATCAACGAAGACGAGATCAAGCAGGTCGTGCTCTCGCTTGCCCTCGAACTCGACCCGGAGACGTGGGACGACGACGACCGGCAGGCGCTGGCCCGCGAGATCCGCATCCGGACCAAGCCGATGCTGGTGGCGGCCAACAAGATGGACACCGCGGCCGCCCAGGCAAACTGGGACGAGATAACCGCGGACCCGGCGTACGATCACCTCACCTTCGTCCCGGTGTCGGCCCACGCCGAGAAGGCGCTCAAGAACGGCGACGAGCAGGGCGTCCTCGACTATCGCCCCGGCGACGACGACTTCGAGGTTACCGCCGACCTCCCCGCCGAGAAGGAGCGCGGGCTCGAACAGATCCGCGAGTTCGTCGCCGACTTCGACGGCACGGGCGTCCAGCAAACCCTGGAGACGGCGCTGTTCGAGGAGCTGTCGGCCATCGCCGTCTTCCCCGGCGCGCGCAAGCCCCAGGACGACGGGACCTTCCTCCAGGACTGTTTCGTCCTGTCCGACGGGTCGACCGCAGAGGACTTCGCGTACTTCCTGCACTCGGACATCGGCGACGGCTTCCTGCACGCCCACGACGTCCGCTCGGGCCGGCAGGTCGGCGCCGACGCCGAGCTGGACCACCGCGACGTCATCGAGATCACGACGACGAACTGA
- a CDS encoding nucleoside hydrolase: protein MAQKLIIDTDTAVDDALAVLMALCAGSVTVEALTVVAGNVEFEYEVENVKYTLDLAGRAESVPVYEGARRPLVKDLGHATHVHGEGGLGGDLRPETGIPSADEHAVDAIVDAARASPGEVSLACLGPLTNVALALRREPSLGDLLDEVVVMGGAVNTLGNETPAAEFNFWADPDAAKVALRELDVTLVDWGLTTRAGVIEGTAIERIADAETAYADFFSTITAHGRAFAREQRGVDGVTLPDPLAMACLLQPDLVTADGTYFVDVDEREGMTRGYSLVDEHGVTDGDPRTRVVEAVDERQFERMVLDTLLHGDPERSL from the coding sequence GTGGCGCAGAAACTCATCATCGACACGGACACCGCCGTCGACGACGCCCTGGCCGTCCTCATGGCCCTCTGTGCGGGGTCGGTCACCGTCGAGGCGCTGACGGTCGTCGCCGGCAACGTCGAGTTCGAGTACGAGGTCGAGAACGTCAAGTACACGCTCGACCTCGCCGGACGAGCCGAGTCCGTGCCGGTCTACGAGGGAGCGCGCCGGCCGCTCGTGAAGGACCTCGGCCACGCGACCCACGTCCACGGCGAGGGCGGACTCGGCGGCGACCTGCGCCCGGAGACCGGCATCCCGTCGGCCGACGAGCACGCCGTCGACGCGATCGTCGACGCCGCCCGGGCGTCGCCCGGCGAGGTGAGTCTCGCCTGTCTCGGCCCGCTGACGAACGTCGCGCTCGCGCTCCGGCGGGAACCGTCCCTGGGCGACCTGCTGGACGAGGTCGTCGTGATGGGCGGTGCCGTGAACACGCTGGGCAACGAGACACCGGCCGCGGAGTTCAACTTCTGGGCCGACCCCGACGCCGCGAAGGTCGCCCTGCGCGAGCTCGACGTGACCCTCGTCGACTGGGGCCTCACGACGCGGGCTGGCGTCATCGAGGGGACGGCCATAGAGCGCATCGCGGACGCCGAGACGGCCTACGCCGACTTCTTCTCGACCATCACCGCGCACGGACGCGCGTTCGCGCGCGAGCAACGCGGTGTCGACGGCGTCACGTTGCCGGACCCCCTGGCGATGGCCTGCCTGTTACAGCCGGACCTGGTGACCGCGGACGGGACCTACTTCGTCGACGTCGACGAGCGCGAGGGGATGACGCGCGGGTACAGCCTCGTGGACGAACACGGCGTCACCGACGGCGACCCTCGGACGCGCGTGGTCGAAGCGGTCGACGAGCGGCAGTTCGAGCGGATGGTTCTCGACACGCTCCTGCACGGCGACCCCGAACGGTCGCTGTAG
- a CDS encoding DsbA family protein — MKRRRFLGLAGASAVAGLAGCGGSETTGESIEDHPAAADLEAQPRQGDLGGHVVLAFEDPSCERCAAFHENTVPQMRSNLVDPGLGAYVVRTYPVVFPWGEPATYALEATFAREESAFWSLLEHYFATRSQFDRDNVLDLTADYLNGETDLDGAAVAADAENRTYDEQVQADIQAAEDAGLGQTTPIVLLFRDGNFVTKVNGSISYEVIAEALGEAG; from the coding sequence ATGAAGCGACGTCGGTTCCTGGGGCTCGCGGGCGCGAGTGCCGTCGCCGGACTCGCGGGTTGTGGGGGCAGCGAGACGACGGGGGAGTCCATCGAGGACCACCCTGCTGCAGCGGACCTCGAGGCCCAGCCACGACAGGGGGACCTGGGTGGCCACGTCGTCCTCGCGTTCGAGGACCCGTCCTGTGAGCGCTGTGCCGCCTTCCACGAGAACACCGTCCCGCAGATGCGCTCGAACCTCGTCGACCCGGGGCTGGGGGCCTACGTCGTCCGCACCTACCCGGTCGTCTTTCCGTGGGGCGAACCCGCGACCTACGCACTGGAGGCCACGTTCGCCCGGGAGGAGTCGGCGTTCTGGTCGCTGCTGGAACACTACTTCGCGACGCGCTCGCAGTTCGACAGGGACAACGTCCTGGACCTGACCGCCGACTATCTGAACGGCGAGACCGATCTCGACGGCGCGGCCGTCGCGGCCGACGCGGAGAACCGGACCTACGACGAGCAGGTCCAGGCCGACATCCAGGCCGCCGAGGACGCGGGTCTCGGGCAGACGACGCCCATCGTCCTGCTCTTTCGCGACGGCAACTTCGTGACGAAGGTCAACGGGAGCATCAGCTACGAGGTCATCGCCGAGGCGCTGGGGGAGGCAGGCTGA
- the arsM gene encoding arsenite methyltransferase, with the protein MPETSDSSTASGLDAAAQRTVVRERYASIAAERGNAERGCCSSDDSCCSPAATTAPADETARRLGYSETELESVAGDANLGLGCGNPRAIASLEAGESVLDLGSGAGFDCFLAAQAVGETGRVIGVDMTPEMIEKARANARQNDAGNVEFRLGEIEHLPVSDGSIDVIISNCVVNLSSDKPQVFDEAFRVLRPGGRLAISDVVLTAAVPHELRADPDAVTSCVAGASTVDRLETELTDTGFESVQIAPRDDSDEFIRDWDDDYDVSEFLVSATITARKPEVVDE; encoded by the coding sequence GTGCCTGAAACGAGCGACTCCTCGACGGCGTCTGGGCTCGACGCAGCGGCCCAACGGACGGTCGTCCGGGAACGGTACGCCAGCATTGCTGCCGAAAGGGGAAACGCGGAGCGTGGCTGCTGTTCGAGCGACGATTCCTGTTGCAGTCCCGCAGCGACGACGGCTCCCGCTGACGAGACGGCCCGCCGACTCGGTTACTCTGAGACCGAGCTCGAGAGTGTCGCCGGCGACGCGAACCTGGGGCTCGGGTGTGGGAATCCTCGGGCGATCGCGTCGCTCGAGGCAGGCGAATCGGTACTTGACCTCGGCTCGGGTGCGGGCTTCGACTGCTTCCTCGCGGCCCAGGCAGTCGGCGAGACGGGTCGTGTGATCGGCGTGGATATGACACCCGAGATGATCGAGAAAGCGCGTGCAAACGCCAGACAGAACGACGCCGGAAACGTCGAGTTCCGCCTCGGCGAGATCGAACATCTCCCGGTTTCGGACGGGAGTATCGACGTGATTATCTCGAACTGCGTCGTGAATCTCTCGTCCGACAAACCCCAGGTGTTCGACGAGGCGTTTCGCGTTCTCCGTCCCGGTGGGCGACTCGCGATCTCGGACGTCGTACTGACTGCTGCGGTGCCACACGAACTCCGCGCCGATCCGGACGCCGTGACATCCTGTGTCGCCGGCGCGTCGACCGTCGACCGACTCGAGACGGAACTCACCGACACGGGCTTCGAATCGGTGCAGATCGCACCGAGAGACGACAGTGACGAGTTCATCCGTGACTGGGACGACGACTACGACGTAAGCGAGTTCCTCGTCTCTGCGACAATCACCGCTCGAAAGCCGGAGGTCGTCGATGAGTAA
- a CDS encoding phytoene desaturase family protein encodes MANGLSADSRVTVVGGGFGGLSAAAYLARAGADVTLLEQHDRVGGHAGVLERDGFRFDTGPSWYLMPDVFERFFAHFDRDPGEYYELERLDPQYRVHWKDGDSVTVRPDRQQVREIFESYEDGAGEALEEYLETAARNYDLAMDRVVYEGRERFRDYVDTDLLPLAPRLRLFGNMDDYVSRYVEHPKLRQLLEYTLVFLGGSPHNTPALYSIMSHVDLNLNVFYPTGGIAGVVDALATLCREEGVTIETGVTVEGIDGSTGEFTLSTDADERTTDLVVSNANPAYTERELLSRADRDHDPGYWDDRTYAPSAFMLYLGVEGDIAPLEHHTLVLPTDWDAHFESIFESPRWPDDPAYYLSVTSKTDDTVAPDGHHAVVVLVPIAPGLDDSPQVRARVREQVLEDLADHAGVDLRDRIVVEESACVSEFAARYGDPQGTALGLAHTLFQTGPLRPGHRAGLDGLYYTGAYTTPGIGMPMCLISGEHTADAVLEDHPELVVDPAAVPGR; translated from the coding sequence ATGGCGAACGGGCTCTCCGCGGACTCGAGGGTGACAGTCGTCGGGGGCGGCTTCGGCGGTCTGTCGGCGGCCGCGTACCTCGCACGGGCCGGCGCCGACGTGACCCTGCTCGAACAGCACGACCGGGTGGGCGGCCACGCGGGCGTCCTCGAACGGGACGGGTTCCGCTTCGACACCGGGCCGTCCTGGTACCTGATGCCCGACGTCTTCGAGCGCTTCTTCGCCCACTTCGACCGCGACCCCGGCGAGTACTACGAGCTGGAGCGACTGGACCCGCAGTACCGGGTCCACTGGAAGGACGGCGACTCGGTGACGGTCCGGCCGGACCGCCAGCAGGTCCGCGAGATCTTCGAGTCCTACGAGGACGGCGCCGGCGAGGCCCTCGAGGAGTACCTCGAGACGGCCGCACGGAACTACGACCTGGCAATGGACCGCGTGGTCTACGAGGGCCGCGAGCGGTTCCGTGACTACGTCGACACAGACCTCCTGCCGCTGGCACCCCGTCTGCGTCTGTTCGGGAACATGGACGACTACGTCAGCCGCTACGTCGAGCACCCGAAACTCCGGCAGTTGCTCGAGTACACCCTGGTCTTCCTCGGCGGGTCCCCGCACAACACGCCGGCGCTGTACAGCATCATGAGCCACGTCGACCTGAACCTCAACGTCTTCTACCCGACGGGGGGCATCGCCGGCGTCGTCGACGCGCTCGCGACGCTGTGCCGCGAGGAGGGCGTGACCATCGAGACGGGCGTCACCGTCGAGGGCATAGACGGGTCGACCGGTGAGTTCACGCTCTCGACCGACGCCGACGAGCGGACGACGGATCTCGTGGTCAGCAACGCCAATCCCGCGTACACCGAGCGCGAACTGCTCTCCCGGGCGGACCGCGACCACGACCCCGGATACTGGGACGACCGGACCTACGCACCCTCGGCGTTCATGCTCTACCTCGGCGTCGAGGGGGACATAGCGCCCCTGGAACACCACACGCTGGTCCTCCCGACCGACTGGGACGCCCACTTCGAGTCCATCTTCGAGTCGCCGCGCTGGCCCGACGACCCGGCGTACTACCTCTCGGTCACGTCCAAGACCGACGACACCGTCGCGCCCGACGGCCACCACGCCGTCGTCGTCCTCGTGCCCATCGCGCCCGGCCTGGACGACAGCCCCCAGGTCCGGGCGCGCGTCCGCGAGCAGGTGCTCGAGGACCTGGCGGACCACGCCGGCGTCGACCTGCGCGACCGCATCGTCGTCGAGGAGTCGGCCTGCGTCAGCGAGTTCGCAGCGCGCTACGGCGACCCCCAGGGGACGGCGCTGGGCCTGGCCCACACCCTGTTCCAGACCGGGCCGCTCCGGCCTGGTCACCGCGCGGGGCTGGACGGGCTCTACTACACCGGCGCCTACACCACGCCGGGCATCGGGATGCCGATGTGCCTCATCAGCGGCGAGCACACCGCCGACGCCGTCCTCGAGGACCACCCCGAACTCGTCGTGGACCCCGCCGCCGTCCCCGGTCGCTGA
- a CDS encoding low molecular weight phosphatase family protein — protein MSDTPVRVAFMCVQNAGRSQMSTAYAERERERRGLDDDVEILTGGTHPADHVHDVVVEVMQADGFDLSNRVPQEISTAELESCDYVATMGCSTLELEAEDSDVDIRDWALDDPDGKDPDRVRDIRDEIRDRVSALFDEIEQEVTTGA, from the coding sequence ATGAGCGACACACCAGTTCGCGTGGCGTTCATGTGTGTCCAGAACGCCGGCCGGTCACAGATGTCGACTGCGTACGCCGAACGAGAGCGAGAGCGTCGCGGTCTCGACGACGACGTCGAGATTCTCACCGGCGGCACCCATCCCGCCGACCACGTTCACGACGTCGTCGTCGAGGTGATGCAGGCGGACGGCTTCGATCTCTCGAATCGCGTACCACAGGAGATCTCGACGGCCGAACTCGAGTCGTGTGACTACGTCGCAACGATGGGCTGTTCGACGCTCGAACTCGAAGCCGAGGACTCCGACGTCGACATCCGTGACTGGGCGCTGGACGATCCCGACGGGAAAGACCCCGACCGAGTCAGAGACATCCGGGACGAGATCCGCGACCGTGTGAGTGCCCTCTTCGACGAAATCGAACAGGAGGTGACCACGGGTGCCTGA
- a CDS encoding Brp/Blh family beta-carotene 15,15'-dioxygenase has translation MSALTQGFLDRWHRRADAHPSLTLSRATLAVLAVAFLVARAVGVTVPLRAQMVVYLVGMVALNLPHGGYEHFENLRRRRPTFRWRYVGLYVTAIAGFVGLLLVAPVAGLGLALVVAMAKGGLSGVKVMDATTGSDHLRTRPQRYLAAAVRGGAVMLVPLFFWPDTFHTFSSLMVGLVDQGALAPYTQYFDTTRLLAGAGYGAALVAHVALGYVRGGGRSWLVDAGESLLLAGFFAAVPVLVAVGLYFPFWYSARQVARTQTIDADPVGDADWDLLGGADAATVALRAWGVLIAGALATFTVLAAVYWTVPNPLAGAGLLPGAVAFWSIFISIVAFPHVVVGSVLDEERGIWYVP, from the coding sequence ATGAGTGCGCTCACCCAGGGGTTCCTCGACCGATGGCACCGACGCGCTGACGCACATCCGTCGCTGACGCTCTCCCGGGCGACCCTCGCCGTCCTCGCCGTCGCCTTCCTCGTCGCCCGGGCCGTCGGCGTCACCGTTCCGTTGCGCGCCCAGATGGTGGTGTACCTCGTCGGGATGGTGGCGCTGAACCTCCCCCACGGGGGGTACGAGCACTTCGAGAACCTCCGCCGGCGTCGGCCCACCTTCCGCTGGCGGTACGTCGGTCTCTACGTGACCGCCATCGCCGGCTTCGTGGGGCTGTTGCTGGTGGCCCCCGTCGCCGGCCTGGGACTCGCGCTGGTCGTCGCCATGGCGAAAGGCGGCCTCAGCGGTGTCAAGGTGATGGACGCCACGACCGGGAGCGACCACCTGCGCACTCGCCCCCAGCGGTACCTCGCGGCGGCGGTCCGGGGTGGGGCGGTCATGCTCGTCCCCCTCTTTTTCTGGCCCGACACCTTCCACACGTTCAGCTCGCTGATGGTGGGGCTGGTCGACCAGGGGGCGCTGGCACCGTACACCCAGTACTTCGATACCACCCGCCTGCTCGCGGGCGCCGGCTACGGCGCGGCGCTGGTGGCCCACGTGGCACTCGGGTACGTCCGCGGCGGCGGCCGGTCGTGGCTCGTCGACGCCGGCGAGTCGCTCCTCCTGGCCGGCTTCTTCGCCGCCGTGCCCGTCCTCGTGGCAGTGGGCCTGTACTTCCCGTTCTGGTACTCCGCACGGCAGGTCGCCCGGACCCAGACTATCGACGCCGACCCCGTCGGCGACGCCGACTGGGACCTGCTGGGCGGGGCCGACGCCGCCACCGTGGCCCTGCGCGCCTGGGGCGTACTCATCGCCGGCGCGCTGGCGACGTTCACCGTGCTGGCGGCCGTCTACTGGACCGTCCCGAATCCGCTGGCCGGTGCTGGCCTGCTGCCCGGGGCGGTGGCGTTCTGGAGCATCTTCATCAGCATCGTCGCGTTCCCGCACGTCGTCGTCGGGTCGGTGCTGGACGAAGAGCGGGGCATCTGGTACGTGCCCTGA
- a CDS encoding PIN domain-containing protein, with product MILDTSFLIDLFDGREEAFEKGNELTETKTVQRVPSPVVMELSYGAEFGDEDERRNVRNALRMYPVVEQNETIAHRAGQLLARADQQADGESSIDKVDPMVAAVSDVYDEPVLTDNVGDFTALGVDVETY from the coding sequence GTGATCCTCGATACGTCGTTCCTGATCGACCTCTTCGACGGTCGCGAGGAGGCGTTCGAGAAAGGCAACGAACTCACGGAGACGAAGACCGTTCAGCGGGTTCCATCACCGGTCGTCATGGAGCTCTCGTACGGTGCCGAGTTCGGCGATGAAGACGAACGGAGAAACGTCAGAAACGCGCTCCGGATGTATCCAGTCGTCGAACAGAACGAGACGATAGCTCATCGCGCCGGACAATTGCTCGCACGGGCCGACCAGCAAGCCGACGGTGAAAGCAGCATCGATAAAGTCGATCCGATGGTCGCAGCAGTCTCTGACGTCTACGACGAACCTGTCCTCACCGACAACGTCGGAGACTTCACCGCGCTCGGAGTCGACGTCGAGACGTACTGA
- a CDS encoding CynX/NimT family MFS transporter: protein MGSDRTAGGPPYALLLAATLGYTCLMFAWFSLPAYLSTLIEAFGLTGAQAGLLAGAVPLTYVPVALFSGVVVDRVGPFNGLAVSVALVGVAQLGRSAATGFPAMLAFTVVLGVGGTGVTFGLPKLVSTLFPSGRTGLPSSVYLLGASAGTASAFAVGRPILGPALGGWRPLFYYTGLFALGYAAVLGAVAVVGPTPGRGSGETSFSLDSMRRDLAIILRHRDLLLVVAVGTMYLLVVHGMQGWLPTILEARGAAPGRAGRSTALLVAANAAGVLLVPAVTDRTGHRRDAILVCGGGILVGVGTVAAAGTGLVLTAGVVATGLGVGGLAPLVRVIPPELEGIGRARTGLAVGLVFAVGEVGGFLGPVLVGTGRDLTASFLPGLALLAAGGVVVVLAGRALPALDG from the coding sequence ATGGGTAGCGACCGGACCGCAGGCGGACCGCCCTACGCGCTCTTGCTGGCCGCGACGCTGGGCTACACCTGCCTGATGTTCGCCTGGTTCTCGCTGCCGGCGTACCTCTCGACGCTCATCGAGGCGTTCGGCCTGACCGGCGCGCAGGCGGGGTTGCTCGCGGGCGCCGTCCCGCTGACGTACGTCCCCGTCGCACTGTTCTCCGGCGTCGTCGTCGACCGCGTGGGCCCGTTCAACGGGCTGGCGGTCAGCGTCGCTCTCGTCGGTGTCGCCCAGCTGGGCCGGAGCGCCGCGACGGGATTCCCCGCAATGCTCGCGTTCACGGTGGTGCTGGGCGTCGGCGGCACCGGCGTCACCTTCGGCCTCCCCAAGCTCGTCTCGACCCTGTTCCCGAGCGGCCGGACCGGCCTCCCCTCGTCGGTGTACCTGCTGGGCGCCTCGGCCGGGACGGCGAGTGCGTTCGCCGTCGGCCGGCCGATTCTCGGCCCGGCGCTGGGCGGTTGGCGACCGCTCTTTTACTACACCGGCCTCTTCGCACTGGGCTACGCCGCCGTCCTGGGTGCCGTAGCGGTGGTCGGGCCGACGCCGGGTCGTGGTTCGGGCGAGACGTCGTTCTCCCTCGACTCGATGCGGCGTGACCTGGCGATCATCCTCCGGCACCGGGACCTGCTGCTCGTCGTCGCCGTCGGGACCATGTACCTCCTCGTCGTCCACGGGATGCAGGGCTGGTTGCCCACGATTCTGGAGGCCCGCGGCGCGGCCCCCGGGCGTGCGGGCCGGTCGACCGCGCTCCTCGTCGCCGCGAACGCCGCGGGCGTGCTGCTCGTCCCGGCCGTCACGGACCGGACGGGCCATCGCCGCGACGCCATCCTGGTGTGTGGCGGCGGCATCCTGGTCGGCGTCGGCACGGTCGCCGCCGCCGGAACCGGGCTCGTCCTGACCGCCGGCGTCGTCGCGACGGGCCTGGGGGTCGGCGGCCTCGCGCCGCTCGTGCGCGTCATCCCACCGGAACTCGAGGGCATCGGGCGCGCTCGCACGGGCCTCGCCGTCGGCCTGGTCTTTGCCGTCGGCGAGGTCGGTGGCTTCCTCGGGCCGGTGCTCGTCGGGACGGGGCGCGACCTGACGGCGTCGTTCCTCCCGGGCCTCGCGTTGCTCGCGGCCGGTGGCGTCGTCGTCGTCCTCGCGGGCCGCGCGCTCCCGGCACTCGACGGGTGA